One segment of Planifilum fimeticola DNA contains the following:
- a CDS encoding cold shock domain-containing protein — protein MQGRVKWFNADKGYGFIEREGGEDVFVHYSAIQEEGFKTLDEGQAVEFDIVEGPRGPQAANVVKLG, from the coding sequence ATGCAAGGCAGAGTGAAGTGGTTCAACGCGGACAAAGGGTATGGTTTCATCGAACGGGAAGGTGGCGAAGACGTATTCGTCCACTATTCCGCCATTCAGGAAGAGGGATTTAAGACCCTCGACGAAGGTCAAGCCGTGGAATTCGACATCGTGGAAGGTCCGCGTGGACCACAAGCTGCGAACGTG